The following coding sequences lie in one Phragmites australis chromosome 8, lpPhrAust1.1, whole genome shotgun sequence genomic window:
- the LOC133926138 gene encoding BAG family molecular chaperone regulator 3-like, whose product MLGASPKAKKGVPVKLGSMKNAHVAATGAGAPAGGKVPAEEVWEVRPGGMLVQKRGGALSDDEPSANVKPVPTIRVKVKHAGVTHEIYISSEASFGELKKMVAAKTGLHPDDQKVLYKDKERDSKAFLDMAGVKDRSKVVVVEDPEARARRLIEERRNGHLEKAVKAVAAVTAEVDKLAPKVAALDASVRKGEKVAENDVAQVTELLMNELLKLDAVVADGDVKAQRRMQVKRVQKYVETLDVVMAKNAAIVRKAGEKVANAKQQQQPPQPRQQQSHHQYQQQQQPAAQTRWEMFDLLSSLPSTSSASSTTTVSSTASSGAPPANRLDWMLF is encoded by the exons ATGTTGGGAGCGAGCCCCAAGGCCAAGAAAGGCGTGCCGGTGAAGCTGGGATCGATGAAGAACGCTCATGTGGCCGCCACCGGCGCCGGGGCGCCGGCGGGAGGGAAGGTCCCTGCGGAGGAGGTGTGGGAGGTCCGGCCCGGCGGTATGCTGGTGCAGAAGAGGGGCGGCGCGCTGTCCGACGACGAGCCGTCGGCCAACGTGAAGCCGGTGCCGACCATCCGCGTCAAGGTGAAGCACGCCGGCGTCACGCACGAGATCTACATCAGCTCGGAGGCGTCCTTCG GGGAGCTGAAGAAGATGGTGGCGGCGAAGACGGGGCTGCACCCGGACGACCAGAAGGTGCTGTACAAGGACAAGGAGCGGGACTCCAAGGCGTTCCTGGACATGGCCGGCGTCAAGGACCGGTCCaaggtcgtcgtcgtcgaggaCCCCGaggcccgcgcccgccgcctcATCGAGGAGCGCCGCAACGGCCACCTCGAGAAGGCCGTCAAGGCCGTCGCCGCGGTCACCGCCGAGGTCGACAAGCTCGCCCCCAAG GTGGCGGCGCTGGACGCGTCGGTGCGGAAGGGGGAGAAAGTGGCGGAGAACGACGTGGCGCAGGTGACGGAGCTGCTCATGAACGAGCTGCTAAAGCTCGACGCGGTGGTCGCCGACGGCGACGTCAAGGCCCAGAGACGGATGCAG GTGAAGCGCGTGCAGAAGTACGTGGAGACGCTCGACGTGGTGATGGCCAAGAACGCCGCCATCGTCCGCAAAGCCGGCGAGAAGGTCGCCAAcgccaagcagcagcagcagccgccgcagccGAGACAGCAGCAGTCTCACCATCAgtatcagcagcagcagcagccggcggCGCAGACGCGGTGGGAGATGTTTGACCTGCTATCATCGCTGCCGTCGACGTCCTCGGCCTCCTCGACGACCACCGTCAGCTCCACGGCGTCGTCCGGCGCCCCGCCGGCGAACCGGCTCGACTGGATGCTGTTCTGA